One window from the genome of Xiphophorus hellerii strain 12219 chromosome 16, Xiphophorus_hellerii-4.1, whole genome shotgun sequence encodes:
- the copz2 gene encoding coatomer subunit zeta-2 isoform X1, whose translation MDSTSLEPSLYTVKAVFILDNDGNRLLSKYYDPELYPTMKEQKNFENNVFSKTHKADNEIAFLEGMTIVYKSSIDLFFYVVGSAQENELMLMSVLNCLFDSVSHILRKNVERRCLLDNMEGVFLVVDEIIDGGVILESDSQQVLQKVNYRADDNPLTEQSVAQVLQSAKEQIKWSILK comes from the exons ATGGACTCCACGTCCCTG GAACCCTCTCTTTATacagttaaagctgtttttattcttgATAATGATGGCAACAGACTTCTGTCCAAG TACTACGACCCCGAGCTTTACCCCACCATGAAGGAGCAGAAGAACTTTGAGAATAATGTCTtcagcaaaacacacaaagcagaca ATGAGATAGCGTTCCTGGAGGGGATGACCATCGTGTATAAGAGCAGTATAGATCTTTTTTTCTATGTGGTGGGAAGTGCTCAGGAAAATGAG CTGATGCTGATGTCTGTGTTGAACTGTCTGTTTGACTCCGTCAGTCACATCCtgag AAAGAACGTGGAGCGAAGGTGTTTACTGGACAACATGGAGGGAGTCTTCCTCGTCGTGGACGAGATCATTGATGGGGG GGTGATTTTGGAAAGTGATTCCCAACAGGTCTTACAGAAGGTCAACTACAGG gcTGATGACAACCCATTAACTGAACAAAGTGTGGCTCAG